From Camelina sativa cultivar DH55 chromosome 7, Cs, whole genome shotgun sequence, one genomic window encodes:
- the LOC109125661 gene encoding uncharacterized protein LOC109125661, which produces METPPPKIIMDLVKTKLGVNISYSTALRGKNQVVTDLKGSPEESYKMLRCYLHMLEKVNHGTRSYVHCNENNKFMYLFIALGASIEGFKVMRKVITIDATFLKNGYKGVLVFALVQDPNCHHYPLAFGVLDGENDASWNWFLEMLKTVVGDSSEIVFMTDRNTSLITAIANVYPLAHHGFCIWHLSQNVKGYARNVNKDVVAWRFMECSRFYTVAEFNIAYASFTTRYPSAAKYLEESTQKERWARCVFPGDRYNLDTSNCVDSLNSVFKYARRYFLIPMLDAILKKIL; this is translated from the exons ATGGAAACTCCACCTCCGAAAATTATCATGGATCTTGTCAAGACAAAATTAGGTGTTAATATATCATATTCCACGGCGTTGAGAGGGAAAAATCAAGTTGTTACTGATTTGAAAGGTAGCCCAGAAGAAAGCTACAAGATGCTGCGATGTTATCTGCACATGTTAGAGAAG GTTAATCATGGTACAAGATCATATGTGCATTgcaatgagaataataaattcatgtacTTGTTCATAGCTTTGGGAGCTAGCATTGAAGGATTTAAAGTCATGAGAAAAGTTATAACTATAGATGCAACTTTTCTAAAGAACGGATATAagggtgttcttgtttttgcgtTGGTTCAAGATCCTAACTGTCACCATTATCCCTTGGcgtttggtgttcttgatggtgagaatgatgcaagttggaattggtttttggagatgttgaaaACCGTTGTTGGGGATTCTTCTGAAATAGTATTTATGACTGACAGAAATACAAGTCTCATTACAGCCATAGCTAATGTGTATCCTCTAgctcatcatggtttttgtatatggCATTTATCCCAAAATGTGAAAGGTTATGCTCGTAACGTCAACAAAGACGTTGTTGCATGGAGATTCATGGAGTGTAGTAGGTTTTACACAGTGGCTGAGTTCAACATTGCTTACGCTTCTTTTACGACAAGATATCCTTCTGCTGCCAAGTATCTTGAAGAATCTACCCAGAAAGAAAGATGGGCAAGATGTGTTTttccaggagatagatacaacctAGACACAAGCAACTGTGTTGACTCGTTGAACAGCGTATTTAAATATGCAAGGAGGTACTTCTTGATACCCATGCTTGatgcaatacttaaaaaaattctCTGA
- the LOC104704863 gene encoding eukaryotic translation initiation factor 3 subunit G-A-like — MDRIEPAHESLESMWVIEHRLNEHGQTVKITTTTRIRKDTITVLVRMGARSKRVAERRRWAKFGDAVNDDEAGGSCLTMVSTEEIYLERPKALSGTRQEETKPSVPQFDKPGAVLMICRNCGKKGEHWTARCPENNHSSTDQAEASTWTDKVATYVPPSMRKGSERSIALSDMRRRRNDENSLRVTNLSEDTREPDLMDLFGSFGDVTRVHVASDQKTGTSRGFGFVNFLCRKDAQRAISTLNGYGYDSLILRVEWAH; from the exons ATGGATCGGATTGAACCCGCCCATGAAAGTCTTGAATCCATGTGG GTGATCGAGCACCGGCTTAATGAACACGGCCAAACGGTAAAGATAACAACCACAACACGTATCCGCAAGGACACGATCACCGTACTTGTCCGCATGGGGGCTAGATCTAAGCGGGTAGCGGAGCGCCGTAGATGGGCTAAGTTCGGAGATGCCGTCAATGATGATGAGGCCGGTGGTAGCTGCCTCACTATGGTTTCAACGGAGGAGATCTATTTGGAACGACCCAAGGCTCTTTCTG GTACCAGACAGGAAGAAACAAAGCCATCAGTACCACAGTTTGATAAACCCGGTGCGGTCCTGATGATCTGCAGGAATTGCGGCAAGAAAGGTGAGCACTGGACAGCGAGATGCCCTGAGAATAATCATTCCTCAACCGATCAAGCAGAAGCTTCTACGTGGACcgacaag GTTGCTACCTATGTCCCACCAAGCATGAGAAAAGGTTCAGAAAGAAGCATCGCTCTCTCAGacatgaggaggaggaggaacgaCGAGAACTCTTTACGTGTGACTAACTTGTCTGAAGACACGCGTGAACCGGATTTGATGGATTTATTCGGTTCATTTGGTGATGTGACTCGAGTACATGTGGCCTCGGACCAGAAGACCGGAACGAGTAGAGGCTTCGGTTTTGTCAACTTTTTGTGTAGGAAAGATGCCCAGCGAGCAATCAGCACACTGAATGGTTATGGCTATGATAGTCTAATTCTTAGGGTCGAATGGGCACACTGA